A portion of the Magnolia sinica isolate HGM2019 chromosome 17, MsV1, whole genome shotgun sequence genome contains these proteins:
- the LOC131231861 gene encoding CRS2-associated factor 2, chloroplastic isoform X1 → MPFLAALSQNPNLFTPFPTNPPRIPNNNSQKPPPPPIPIPKYPPKKIPKNPQNPTPPRNPALKSFHHRSKYYKPISPDSGVVKTDGSDRSIILGESGLSYLLPGAPFEFQFSYSETPKAKPLAIREPPFLPFGPPTMPRPWTGKAPLKKSKKKKVPLFNSFDPPPPETEGVKRMETQRLLVLGRYPKEQKTREEILGNPLTRAEVRRLVQPYLSRNRQVNLGRDGLTHNMLELVHAHWKRQQVCKVRCRGVPTVDMNNVCRHLEEKTGGKIIHRVGGVVYLFRGRNYDPRTRPVYPIMLWKPAAPVYPKLIQDAPEGLSKTEANELRKKGQNLLPICKLAKNGIYISLVKDVRNAFEGSPLVKIDCQGMHASDYKKIGAKLKELVPCVLLSFDQEQILMWRGNDWKSMYQKPPPRVSDIHPSDGNISSSLVASDCGDSNASDTDNALSSSSSSRPRRVGLGQLGDASVRSTAKTEISSPRMMSLWKQAIESSKALLLDEIDLGPDALLEKVEEFEGTSQATEHSYRALILPSGNDLNISKTNHRGDGSEAATDDIGDEDDNDNDIFVSDSFEGDESSVPLGSLPVDLLAKRLISE, encoded by the exons atgCCATTCCTCGCAGCCCTCTCTCAAAACCCCAATCTCTTCACTCCCTTTCCTACAAACCCCCCTCGCATCCCCAATAATAATTCCCAAAAACCCCCTCCCCCTCCAATTCCTATTCCCAAATACCCCcccaaaaaaattccaaaaaacccGCAAAACCCCACTCCCCCTCGCAATCCAGCCCTCAAATCCTTCCACCACCGCTCCAAATACTACAAACCCATTTCACCTGACAGTGGCGTCGTCAAAACGGACGGCTCCGATCGCTCGATCATCCTCGGCGAGTCTGGCCTCTCCTACCTCCTCCCCGGGGCCCCCTTCGAGTTCCAGTTCAGCTACTCCGAGACTCCCAAGGCTAAGCCACTGGCAATCCGGGAGCCCCCATTCCTGCCGTTTGGCCCCCCGACGATGCCGCGGCCTTGGACAGGGAAGGCGCCACTCAAGAaatcgaagaagaagaaggtccCGCTGTTCAATTCATTCGATCCACCGCCTCCCGAGACAGAGGGGGTGAAGCGGATGGAGACACAGAGGCTGTTGGTTTTGGGGCGGTATCCAAAGGAACAGAAGACGAGGGAGGAGATATTGGGGAACCCGCTTACGCGGGCTGAGGTGAGGAGGCTGGTTCAGCCCTACCTTTCCCGTAATCGCCAGGTCAATCTCG GAAGGGATGGATTAACTCACAACATGCTCGAGTTGGTACATGCGCATTGGAAGCGGCAACAGGTTTGTAAGGTTCGATGCAGAGGTGTTCCGACCGTTGATATGAACAACGTCTGCCGCCATCTTGAG GAAAAAACTGGGGGCAAGATCATCCATCGAGTTGGTGGTGTTGTTTATCTTTTCCGTGGGAGGAACTATGATCCTCGTACACGTCCAGTATACCCGATAATGCTCTGGAAGCCAGCTGCTCCCGTTTATCCAAAACTTATCCAGGATGCTCCAGAAGGATTGTCGAAAACAGAAGCCAATGAGTTGCGAAAGAAAGGGCAAAATCTACTTCCAATTTGTAAACTAG CGAAAAATGGAATATACATTAGCCTTGTGAAGGATGTGAGGAATGCTTTTGAAGGAAGCCCTTTGGTGAAGATTGACTGCCAAGGGATGCATGCCAGTGATTACAAAAAGATAGGCGCAAAGCTTAAG GAACTAGTTCCTTGTGTTCTGCTGTCGTTTGACCAGGAGCAGATATTGATGTGGAGAGGCAATGATTGGAAATCAATGTATCAAAAACCTCCCCCTCGAGTGTCAGACATCCACCCCTCTGACGGTAACATTTCATCTAGTTTGGTTGCTTCAG ATTGTGGTGATTCAAATGCTTCAGACACAGACAATGCGTTATCTTCATCTTCGAGCAGCCGTCCACGAAGAGTGGGTTTAG GCCAATTGGGCGATGCAAGTGTTAGATCAACAGCTAAAACGGAAATCTCTAGCCCAAGAATGATGTCATTGTGGAAGCAAGCAATCGAGTCAAGCAAAGCATTGTTGCTCGACGAGATTGATCTCGGTCCGGATGCTCTTCTAGAGAAGGTGGAGGAGTTTGAAGGCACGTCGCAGGCAACGGAGCATTCATATCGGGCGTTGATTTTACCGAGTGGGAATGATCTGAATATTTCAAAAACCAACCATAGAGGAGACGGATCTGAGGCTGCAACCGATGACATTGGTGATGAAGATGACAACGACAATGACATTTTTGTCAGTGATTCATTTGAAGGGGACGAATCATCTGTTCCATTAGGTTCCCTACCTGTGGATTTGCTTGCAAAGAGGCTTATTTCGgaatga
- the LOC131231861 gene encoding CRS2-associated factor 2, chloroplastic isoform X2, which yields MPFLAALSQNPNLFTPFPTNPPRIPNNNSQKPPPPPIPIPKYPPKKIPKNPQNPTPPRNPALKSFHHRSKYYKPISPDSGVVKTDGSDRSIILGESGLSYLLPGAPFEFQFSYSETPKAKPLAIREPPFLPFGPPTMPRPWTGKAPLKKSKKKKVPLFNSFDPPPPETEGVKRMETQRLLVLGRYPKEQKTREEILGNPLTRAEVRRLVQPYLSRNRQVNLGRDGLTHNMLELVHAHWKRQQVCKVRCRGVPTVDMNNVCRHLEEKTGGKIIHRVGGVVYLFRGRNYDPRTRPVYPIMLWKPAAPVYPKLIQDAPEGLSKTEANELRKKGQNLLPICKLAKNGIYISLVKDVRNAFEGSPLVKIDCQGMHASDYKKIGAKLKELVPCVLLSFDQEQILMWRGNDWKSMYQKPPPRVSDIHPSDDCGDSNASDTDNALSSSSSSRPRRVGLGQLGDASVRSTAKTEISSPRMMSLWKQAIESSKALLLDEIDLGPDALLEKVEEFEGTSQATEHSYRALILPSGNDLNISKTNHRGDGSEAATDDIGDEDDNDNDIFVSDSFEGDESSVPLGSLPVDLLAKRLISE from the exons atgCCATTCCTCGCAGCCCTCTCTCAAAACCCCAATCTCTTCACTCCCTTTCCTACAAACCCCCCTCGCATCCCCAATAATAATTCCCAAAAACCCCCTCCCCCTCCAATTCCTATTCCCAAATACCCCcccaaaaaaattccaaaaaacccGCAAAACCCCACTCCCCCTCGCAATCCAGCCCTCAAATCCTTCCACCACCGCTCCAAATACTACAAACCCATTTCACCTGACAGTGGCGTCGTCAAAACGGACGGCTCCGATCGCTCGATCATCCTCGGCGAGTCTGGCCTCTCCTACCTCCTCCCCGGGGCCCCCTTCGAGTTCCAGTTCAGCTACTCCGAGACTCCCAAGGCTAAGCCACTGGCAATCCGGGAGCCCCCATTCCTGCCGTTTGGCCCCCCGACGATGCCGCGGCCTTGGACAGGGAAGGCGCCACTCAAGAaatcgaagaagaagaaggtccCGCTGTTCAATTCATTCGATCCACCGCCTCCCGAGACAGAGGGGGTGAAGCGGATGGAGACACAGAGGCTGTTGGTTTTGGGGCGGTATCCAAAGGAACAGAAGACGAGGGAGGAGATATTGGGGAACCCGCTTACGCGGGCTGAGGTGAGGAGGCTGGTTCAGCCCTACCTTTCCCGTAATCGCCAGGTCAATCTCG GAAGGGATGGATTAACTCACAACATGCTCGAGTTGGTACATGCGCATTGGAAGCGGCAACAGGTTTGTAAGGTTCGATGCAGAGGTGTTCCGACCGTTGATATGAACAACGTCTGCCGCCATCTTGAG GAAAAAACTGGGGGCAAGATCATCCATCGAGTTGGTGGTGTTGTTTATCTTTTCCGTGGGAGGAACTATGATCCTCGTACACGTCCAGTATACCCGATAATGCTCTGGAAGCCAGCTGCTCCCGTTTATCCAAAACTTATCCAGGATGCTCCAGAAGGATTGTCGAAAACAGAAGCCAATGAGTTGCGAAAGAAAGGGCAAAATCTACTTCCAATTTGTAAACTAG CGAAAAATGGAATATACATTAGCCTTGTGAAGGATGTGAGGAATGCTTTTGAAGGAAGCCCTTTGGTGAAGATTGACTGCCAAGGGATGCATGCCAGTGATTACAAAAAGATAGGCGCAAAGCTTAAG GAACTAGTTCCTTGTGTTCTGCTGTCGTTTGACCAGGAGCAGATATTGATGTGGAGAGGCAATGATTGGAAATCAATGTATCAAAAACCTCCCCCTCGAGTGTCAGACATCCACCCCTCTGACG ATTGTGGTGATTCAAATGCTTCAGACACAGACAATGCGTTATCTTCATCTTCGAGCAGCCGTCCACGAAGAGTGGGTTTAG GCCAATTGGGCGATGCAAGTGTTAGATCAACAGCTAAAACGGAAATCTCTAGCCCAAGAATGATGTCATTGTGGAAGCAAGCAATCGAGTCAAGCAAAGCATTGTTGCTCGACGAGATTGATCTCGGTCCGGATGCTCTTCTAGAGAAGGTGGAGGAGTTTGAAGGCACGTCGCAGGCAACGGAGCATTCATATCGGGCGTTGATTTTACCGAGTGGGAATGATCTGAATATTTCAAAAACCAACCATAGAGGAGACGGATCTGAGGCTGCAACCGATGACATTGGTGATGAAGATGACAACGACAATGACATTTTTGTCAGTGATTCATTTGAAGGGGACGAATCATCTGTTCCATTAGGTTCCCTACCTGTGGATTTGCTTGCAAAGAGGCTTATTTCGgaatga
- the LOC131231861 gene encoding CRS2-associated factor 2, chloroplastic isoform X3 produces MPFLAALSQNPNLFTPFPTNPPRIPNNNSQKPPPPPIPIPKYPPKKIPKNPQNPTPPRNPALKSFHHRSKYYKPISPDSGVVKTDGSDRSIILGESGLSYLLPGAPFEFQFSYSETPKAKPLAIREPPFLPFGPPTMPRPWTGKAPLKKSKKKKVPLFNSFDPPPPETEGVKRMETQRLLVLGRYPKEQKTREEILGNPLTRAEVRRLVQPYLSRNRQVNLAKNGIYISLVKDVRNAFEGSPLVKIDCQGMHASDYKKIGAKLKELVPCVLLSFDQEQILMWRGNDWKSMYQKPPPRVSDIHPSDGNISSSLVASDCGDSNASDTDNALSSSSSSRPRRVGLGQLGDASVRSTAKTEISSPRMMSLWKQAIESSKALLLDEIDLGPDALLEKVEEFEGTSQATEHSYRALILPSGNDLNISKTNHRGDGSEAATDDIGDEDDNDNDIFVSDSFEGDESSVPLGSLPVDLLAKRLISE; encoded by the exons atgCCATTCCTCGCAGCCCTCTCTCAAAACCCCAATCTCTTCACTCCCTTTCCTACAAACCCCCCTCGCATCCCCAATAATAATTCCCAAAAACCCCCTCCCCCTCCAATTCCTATTCCCAAATACCCCcccaaaaaaattccaaaaaacccGCAAAACCCCACTCCCCCTCGCAATCCAGCCCTCAAATCCTTCCACCACCGCTCCAAATACTACAAACCCATTTCACCTGACAGTGGCGTCGTCAAAACGGACGGCTCCGATCGCTCGATCATCCTCGGCGAGTCTGGCCTCTCCTACCTCCTCCCCGGGGCCCCCTTCGAGTTCCAGTTCAGCTACTCCGAGACTCCCAAGGCTAAGCCACTGGCAATCCGGGAGCCCCCATTCCTGCCGTTTGGCCCCCCGACGATGCCGCGGCCTTGGACAGGGAAGGCGCCACTCAAGAaatcgaagaagaagaaggtccCGCTGTTCAATTCATTCGATCCACCGCCTCCCGAGACAGAGGGGGTGAAGCGGATGGAGACACAGAGGCTGTTGGTTTTGGGGCGGTATCCAAAGGAACAGAAGACGAGGGAGGAGATATTGGGGAACCCGCTTACGCGGGCTGAGGTGAGGAGGCTGGTTCAGCCCTACCTTTCCCGTAATCGCCAGGTCAATCTCG CGAAAAATGGAATATACATTAGCCTTGTGAAGGATGTGAGGAATGCTTTTGAAGGAAGCCCTTTGGTGAAGATTGACTGCCAAGGGATGCATGCCAGTGATTACAAAAAGATAGGCGCAAAGCTTAAG GAACTAGTTCCTTGTGTTCTGCTGTCGTTTGACCAGGAGCAGATATTGATGTGGAGAGGCAATGATTGGAAATCAATGTATCAAAAACCTCCCCCTCGAGTGTCAGACATCCACCCCTCTGACGGTAACATTTCATCTAGTTTGGTTGCTTCAG ATTGTGGTGATTCAAATGCTTCAGACACAGACAATGCGTTATCTTCATCTTCGAGCAGCCGTCCACGAAGAGTGGGTTTAG GCCAATTGGGCGATGCAAGTGTTAGATCAACAGCTAAAACGGAAATCTCTAGCCCAAGAATGATGTCATTGTGGAAGCAAGCAATCGAGTCAAGCAAAGCATTGTTGCTCGACGAGATTGATCTCGGTCCGGATGCTCTTCTAGAGAAGGTGGAGGAGTTTGAAGGCACGTCGCAGGCAACGGAGCATTCATATCGGGCGTTGATTTTACCGAGTGGGAATGATCTGAATATTTCAAAAACCAACCATAGAGGAGACGGATCTGAGGCTGCAACCGATGACATTGGTGATGAAGATGACAACGACAATGACATTTTTGTCAGTGATTCATTTGAAGGGGACGAATCATCTGTTCCATTAGGTTCCCTACCTGTGGATTTGCTTGCAAAGAGGCTTATTTCGgaatga
- the LOC131231862 gene encoding S-adenosylmethionine synthase 2, with protein sequence METFLFTSESVNEGHPDKLCDQISDAVLDACLEQDPDSKVACETCTKTNMVMVFGEITTKANIDYEKIVRDTCRTIGFVSDDVGLDADNCKVLVNIEQQSPDIAQGVHGHFTKRPEEIGAGDQGHMFGYATDETPELMPLSHVLATKLGARLTEVRKNGTCAWLRPDGKTQVTVEYQNDKGAMVPIRVHTVLISTQHDETVTNDEIAADLKEHVIKPIIPEKYLDEKTIFHLNPSGRFVIGGPHGDAGLTGRKIIIDTYGGWGAHGGGAFSGKDPTKVDRSGAYIVRQAAKSIVANGLARRCIVQVSYAIGVPEPLSVFVDTYGTGKIPDKEILKIVKENFDFRPGMITINLDLKRGGNSRFLKTAAYGHFGRDDTDFTWEVVKPLKWEKTSA encoded by the coding sequence ATGGAGACCTTCCTATTCACTTCGGAATCCGTCAACGAGGGCCACCCCGACAAACTGTGTGACCAGATCTCCGATGCAGTCCTTGATGCCTGTCTCGAGCAAGACCCCGATAGCAAGGTCGCCTGCGAGACCTGCACCAAGACCAACATGGTCATGGTCTTTGGTGAGATCACCACCAAGGCCAACATCGACTATGAGAAGATTGTCCGGGACACATGCCGCACGATCGGATTCGTATCCGATGATGTTGGCCTCGATGCTGATAACTGCAAGGTCCTTGTGAACATCGAGCAGCAGAGCCCTGACATTGCACAGGGTGTCCATGGCCACTTCACCAAGCGCCCTGAGGAGATCGGAGCTGGTGATCAGGGCCACATGTTCGGCTATGCCACTGACGAGACACCGGAGCTGATGCCCCTCAGCCATGTCCTGGCCACCAAGCTTGGTGCACGCCTCACCGAGGTCCGTAAGAATGGCACCTGTGCCTGGTTGAGGCCCGATGGCAAGACCCAGGTCACCGTCGAGTACCAAAACGACAAAGGCGCCATGGTCCCCATCCGCGTCCACACCGTCCTCATCTCGACCCAGCACGATGAGACTGTCACCAACGATGAGATCGCTGCTGACCTCAAGGAGCACGTCATCAAGCCCATCATCCCCGAGAAGTACCTTGACGAGAAGACCATCTTCCACCTCAACCCCTCGGGCCGGTTTGtcattggtgggccccatggtgatgcTGGGCTCACTGGCCGCAAGATCATCATCGACACCTATGGTGGCTGGGGAGCCCACGGAGGGGGTGCCTTCTCTGGCAAGGACCCAACCAAGGTGGACCGCAGCGGTGCCTACATTGTGAGGCAGGCAGCCAAGAGCATCGTCGCCAACGGGCTAGCCCGGAGGTGCATTGTGCAGGTGTCATATGCCATCGGCGTGCCAGAGCCACTGTCAGTGTTCGTGGACACGTACGGGACAGGGAAGATACCCGACAAGGAGATACTGAAGATAGTGAAGGAGAACTTCGACTTCAGGCCGGGCATGATCACGATCAACCTCGACCTGAAGAGGGGAGGCAACAGCAGGTTCTTAAAGACAGCCGCCTACGGTCACTTTGGTAGGGACGACACGGATTTTACATGGGAGGTGGTGAAGCCCCTCAAGTGGGAGAAGACGTCTGCATAG